Proteins encoded within one genomic window of Brassica rapa cultivar Chiifu-401-42 chromosome A09, CAAS_Brap_v3.01, whole genome shotgun sequence:
- the LOC103841639 gene encoding putative calcium-transporting ATPase 11, plasma membrane-type, with product MSNLLKDFEVDAKNPSLEARQRWRSSVSIVKNRARRFRMISNLETLAENDKKRCQIQEKIRVAFYVQKAALQFIDAGARTEYKLTDEVKQAGFYVEADELASMVRNHDTKSLKHSGGAEGIAQKVSVSVAEGVRSSELHIREKIYGANRYAEKPARSFFTFVWEALQDVTLIILMVCAVVSIGVGVATEGFPKGMYDGTGILLSIILVVMVTAISDYRQSLQFRDLDREKKKINIQVTRDGNRQEVSIDDLVVGDVVHLSIGDRVPADGIFISGYNLEIDESSLSGESEPSHVNKEKPFLLSGTKVQNGSAKMLVTTVGMRTEWGKLMETLSEGGEDETPLQVKLNGVATIIGKIGLGFAVLTFVVLCIRFVIDKATSGSITEWSSEDALALLDYFAIAVTIIVVAVPEGLPLAVTLSLAFAMKQLMRDRALVRHLSACETMGSSTCICTDKTGTLTTNHMVVNKVWICENVKERQEETFQLNLSEQVKNLLIQAIFQNTGSEVVKDKEGKTQILGSPTERAILEFGLLLGGDVETQRREHKILKIEPFNSDKKKMSVLTSHSGGSVRAFCKGASEIVLKMCEKVVDSNGESVPLSEEKIAKISEVIEEFASEALRTLCLVYTDLDQAPSGDLPDGGYTLVAVVGIKDPVRPGVREAVQTCQNAGITVRMVTGDNLSTAKAIAKECGILTAGGVAIEGSTFRNMPPHEMRAILPKIQVMARSLPLDKHTLVNNLRKIGEVVAVTGDGTNDAPALHESDIGLAMGIAGTEVAKENADVIIMDDNFATIVNVARWGRAVYINIQKFVQFQLTVNVVALIINFVSACITGSAPLTAVQLLWVNMIMDTLGALALATEPPNEGLMKRQPIGRTASFITRAMWRNIIGQSIYQLIVLGILNFSGKQILNLEGPDSTAVLNTIIFNSFVFCQVFNEVNSREIEKINVFKGMFNSWVFVAVMTATVGFQVIIVEFLGAFASTVPLSWQHWLLCIVIGAISMILAVGLKCIPVESNSHHDGYELLPSGPSDSA from the exons ATGTCTAATCTCCTGAAGGATTTCGAGGTGGACGCGAAGAATCCGTCGCTGGAGGCTCGGCAGCGATGGAGATCCTCCGTATCCATCGTGAAAAACCGAGCTCGTCGTTTCCGTATGATCAGCAATCTCGAAACGCTAGCTGAGAACGATAAGAAGAGATGCCAGATCCAG GAAAAGATACGGGTTGCCTTCTATGTTCAAAAGGCAGCTCTTCAGTTCATTGATG CTGGTGCACGGACAGAATATAAACTCACTGATGAGGTCAAGCAAGCGGGATTCTATGTTGAAGCAGATGAACTTGCTTCTATGGTTCGCAACCATGACACAAAGAGTCTGAAGCACAGTGGCGGAGCTGAGGGAATTGCTCAGAAAGTGTCTGTTTCTGTCGCTGAAGGTGTCCGTTCTAGTGAACTACACATCAGAGAAAAAATCTATGGAGCAAATCGATATGCTGAGAAACCAGCCAGATCATTTTTTACGTTTGTCTGGGAAGCGCTTCAAGATGTTACTCTTATCATCCTTATGGTCTGCGCTGTAGTGTCGATAGGAGTGGGAGTTGCCACGGAAGGATTTCCAAAGGGAATGTATGATGGGACGGGGATCTTGCTAAGTATAATCTTGGTGGTCATGGTTACTGCTATCAGTGACTACAGGCAATCTCTGCAGTTCAGAGATTTGGatagagagaagaaaaagattAATATCCAAGTTACTAGAGATGGGAATAGACAAGAGGTCTCCATTGATGACTTGGTTGTTGGAGATGTGGTTCATCTATCTATTGGGGATCGAGTTCCAGCTGATGGGATTTTTATATCCGGATACAATCTTGAGATAGACGAGTCAAGTTTATCGGGAGAGAGTGAACCATCACATGTGAATAAAGAGAAGCCATTTCTGCTCTCTGGAACCAAAGTCCAAAACGGCTCTGCAAAGATGCTGGTGACCACCGTTGGTATGAGGACTGAGTGGGGAAAGTTGATGGAAACTCTAAGTGAAGGCGGGGAGGATGAGACCCCTCTGCAGGTGAAGCTAAACGGAGTTGCTACAATCATAGGTAAGATTGGTTTAGGATTTGCAGTGCTGACGTTTGTGGTGTTGTGCATAAGGTTCGTTATAGACAAAGCCACTTCTGGCAGTATCACTGAGTGGTCTTCTGAAGATGCACTGGCACTGCTTGACTACTTTGCCATTGCTGTAACCATCATAGTCGTTGCTGTACCTGAAGGCTTACCTTTGGCTGTGACCTTAAGTCTTGCATTTGCTATGAAGCAGTTGATGAGGGACAGGGCACTTGTGAGGCATCTGTCTGCTTGTGAGACGATGGGTTCTTCTACCTGCATTTGCACGGATAAGACAGGGACCTTAACCACTAATCACATGGTAGTCAACAAAGTTTGGATATGTGAAAATGTCAAGGAGAGGCAGGAAGAAACCTTCCAGTTGAACCTATCTGAACAAGTTAAGAATCTCCTTATCCAGGCCATATTTCAGAACACAGGTTCTGAAGTCGTGAAGGACAAGGAAGGTAAAACTCAGATTCTGGGATCACCTACTGAAAGGGCTATACTGGAATTTGGTTTGCTTTTGGGTGGTGACGTTGAGACGCAACGCCGAGAACATAAGATACTTAAGATCGAGCCTTTCAACTCAGACAAGAAGAAAATGTCAGTTCTTACCTCTCATTCTGGTGGCAGTGTACGCGCTTTCTGCAAAGGTGCATCTGAAATTGTCTTAAAGATGTGCGAGAAAGTTGTGGATTCAAACGGAGAGTCTGTTCCGTTATCTGAAGAGAAGATTGCGAAAATCTCTGAAGTCATAGAGGAATTTGCTTCAGAGGCTCTGAGGACTCTCTGCTTGGTTTACACAGATCTTGATCAAGCTCCAAGTGGGGATCTTCCTGATGGTGGCTATACATTGGTTGCGGTTGTTGGAATCAAGGATCCAGTTCGTCCAGGTGTCAGAGAAGCCGTTCAAACTTGTCAAAATGCTGGAATCACTGTTCGTATGGTCACTGGTGACAACTTAAGCACGGCCAAAGCTATTGCAAAGGAATGTGGAATTCTTACAGCAGGAGGTGTAGCTATAGAAGGTTCAACATTCCGTAATATGCCCCCACATGAAATGAGAGCCATTTTACCCAAAATCCAG GTGATGGCTCGGTCTTTGCCATTGGACAAACACACACTAGTCAACAATTTGAGGAAAATTGGAGAGGTAGTTGCAGTGACTGGAGATGGAACAAATGATGCTCCTGCATTGCATGAGTCTGACATTGGACTTGCCATGGGAATAGCTGGTACAGAG GTTGCGAAAGAGAATGCTGATGTAATCATAATGGACGACAACTTTGCAACGATAGTGAATGTGGCGAGATGGGGACGTGCTGTGTATATCAACATCCAGAAATTCGTTCAGTTCCAGCTAACTGTTAACGTTGTTGCTCTGATCATCAACTTTGTATCTGCTTGCATTACAG GATCTGCACCACTCACCGCAGTGCAGTTGCTTTGGGTCAACATGATCATGGACACACTCGGCGCATTAGCTTTAGCAACTGAACCTCCCAACGAAGGTTTAATGAAGCGTCAACCAATCGGTAGAACCGCAAGCTTCATCACCAGAGCCATGTGGAGAAACATCATTGGTCAAAGCATCTATCAGCTAATCGTCCTCGGCATCCTTAACTTTTCTGGAAAACAAATCCTCAACCTCGAGGGTCCAGATTCAACAGCTGTTCTCAACACCATCATCTTCAACTCCTTTGTCTTTTGCCAG GTGTTTAACGAGGTAAACAGCCGAGAGATAGAGAAGATAAACGTGT
- the LOC103841640 gene encoding nuclear pore complex protein NUP93B gives MANDQEMSGWTDLLHSSTKLLDQAAPSSQFPPLQRNLDQLEALSRKLKAKTLRSEAPSQSIAATRLLAREGINAEQLSRDLRSFELKTTFEDVFPAEATSVEEYLQQVHEMAMVSAIQEAQKDNVRSFNDYMLKVLEEDCRKEKRDFLQSRSKLSIIPKTKMIDTSRDTHAGQLVPVTSSPQVSSNTGTELVSLANKPIHEKKAHVYAEVVKKLNSSRERGLPFKPATSFKDAYGSLGIDLTRGKSVNVQKLWQLIQAMTGEDSAVHKGVSKRMSLVVGARRHLECGHQKHIMDTIQSHPTQAALGGSVGNLQRIRAFLRIRLRDYGILDFDSGDARRQPPVDTTWQQIYFCLRSGYYEEAREIAQSSRSSQQQFAPLLIEWITTGGTVTTNTAAIASEECEKLFRLGDRLGQTTYDKKKLLLYTIISGSRRQIDRILREFSTLFNTIEDFLWFKLSCIRDVASGSSSLVFNDGLVPYSLDDLQAYLNKFEPAYYTKNGKDPLVYPYVLLLSIQLLPAIMHMSQEAGDEGYNIDAVHIAISLVDHSVLSEGSGTGHKLSVMDANAEASSLIRQYGSMYLHHGDMQMTLEYYAQAAIAVGGGQLVWSGRSNVDQQRQRNLMLKQLLTEILLREGGIYFLLGARGSGEEGELGRFFPDSKSRQQFLIEAANQCQDAGLFEKSIEIQKRVGAYAAALETINKCLSEAICSLLRGRSDGESRTAGLVLSGNEILDTYKYYPEVCPQERERVMEQETILRELEAILSIHKLARLGNHLDALKEAAKLPFLHLDPRLSDTTPDEFQRASYYFKTCVPDLLKVVLTCLDNVPDRDGSIRVMRSKIAGFLASNTHQNWPRDLYEKVARSF, from the exons ATGGCGAACGACCAAGAGATGAGTGGATGGACTGATCTTCTTCACTCCTCGACGAAGCTTCTCGACCAAGCGGCTCCTTCGTCTCAGTTTCCTCCTCTTCAG AGGAATTTGGATCAATTGGAAGCTTTGTCGAGGAAACTCAAGGCCAAAACTCTAAGAAGCGAAGCTCCTTCACAGTCTATTGCTGCCACTAG ACTACTTGCACGGGAGGGAATCAATGCAGAGCAATTGTCTCGTGATCTAAGGTCATTCGAGTTGAAG ACGACATTTGAGGATGTATTCCCTGCTGAGGCAACAAGTGTTGAAGAGTACCTGCAACAG GTTCATGAAATGGCTATGGTATCAGCTATACAGGAGGCCCAAAAGGATAATGTTCGAAGCTTTAATGATTACATGTTGAAAGTCTTGGAG GAGGACTGTAGAAAAGAAAAACGTGACTTCCTTCAAAGTCGTAGCAAACTTTCAATAATACCTAAGACCAAGATGATCGATACAAGCAGAGACACTCATGCTGGTCAACTAGTGCCTGTGACTTCAAGTCCTCAAGTATCTTCAAACACTGGAACAGAACTTGTGTCTCTGGCTAACAAACCCATTCATGAGAAGAAAGCACATGTCTATGCAGAGGTTGTGAAGAAACTTAATTCTTCAAGAGAACGAGGCTTGCCATTTAAG CCTGCAACATCGTTCAAAGATGCTTATGGAAGTCTAGGGATTGATTTGACTCGTGGAAAATCAGTCAATGTGCAGAAACTATGGCAACTTATTCAG GCAATGACGGGTGAAGACTCAGCAGTACACAAGGGTGTTTCCAAGAGGATGTCCCTCGTGGTAGGCGCAAGACGCCACTTGGAATGTGGGCATCAGAAACATATAATGGATACAATTCAAAGTCATCCGACACAA GCTGCTCTTGGTGGATCTGTTGGAAATTTGCAAAGAATTCGTGCCTTTCTTCGG ATTCGTCTACGGGACTATGgaattttagattttgattcagGTGATGCACGTAGACAGCCTCCAGTTGATACTACTTGGCAGCAG ATATATTTTTGCTTGAGAAGTGGCTACTATGAGGAGGCTAGAGAAATCGCCCAATCATCTCGTTCATCTCAACAACAGTTTGCTCCGCTG CTTATAGAGTGGATTACCACAGGCGGTACTGTGACTACAAATACTGCCGCTATTGCTTCTGAAGAATGTGAGAAACTGTTTAGGTTAGGTGATCGGTTGGGCCAAACAACGTATGACAAAAAGAAGCTCCTACTCTACACTATCATATCTGGTTCCCGAAGGCAAATTGATCGCATCTTGAGAGAATTTTCGACACTCTTCAACACAATAGAAGACTTTCTCTGGTTCAAGTTATCATGCATACGTGACGTTGCTAGTGGATCTTCATCTCTGGTCTTCAACGATGGGCTAGTTCCTTACAGTTTAGATGACCTTCAGGCTTATCTTAATAAGTTTGAGCCTGCTTATTACACTAAGAATGGCAAAGACCCTCTGGTATACCCATATGTTCTGCTTCTTAGTATTCAATTACTACCGGCGATCATGCACATGTCTCAAGAAGCAGGAGATGAAGGGTATAACATCGACGCTGTGCATATAGCGATTTCGCTAGTGGACCATTCCGTTCTCTCCGAAGGATCTGGGACTGGGCACAAACTTAGCGTGATGGATGCAAATGCTGAGGCGTCGAGCCTGATAAGGCAATACGGGTCGATGTATTTGCATCATGGTGATATGCAAATGACGCTGGAATACTATGCACAAGCTGCTATTGCAGTAGGAGGAGGGCAACTAGTTTGGTCCGGGAGAAGCAATGTTGATCAGCAAAGGCAAAGGAACTTGATGCTGAAGCAACTACTGACCGAGATTCTGTTACGAGAAGGTGGTATTTACTTTCTGCTTGGTGCTAGAGGTTCCGGTGAAGAAGGCGAGCTTGGAAGATTTTTTCCTGATTCAAAATCGAGGCAGCAGTTCTTGATCGAAGCTGCGAATCAATGTCAAGACGCTGGATTATTTGAGAAA TCCATAGAAATACAGAAGAGAGTTGGTGCCTATGCGGCTGCATTGGAAACAATAAACAAGTGTCTATCTGAAGCCATTTGCTCTCTTCTCCGTGGAAGGTCAGATGGTGAAAGCCGAACAGCAGGACTCGTTCTCTCAGGAAACGAGATTCTCGACACGTACAAATACTATCCTGAAGTCTG TCCCCAGGAAAGAGAACGGGTCATGGAACAAGAAACAATACTACGAGAGCTTGAGGCAATACTGTCGATCCACAAGTTGGCCAGACTGGGCAATCATCTAGACGCCTTGAAGGAAGCAGCTAAACTCCCGTTCCTTCATCTCGACCCGAGACTCTCCGACACAACCCCGGACGAGTTCCAGAGAGCGTCCTATTACTTCAAGACTTGTGTCCCTGATTTACTAAAGGTTGTTTTGACTTGTCTGGACAACGTACCTGACCGTGATGGATCCATCCGGGTCATGAGATCTAAG ATTGCTGGGTTTCTTGCAAGCAACACACACCAGAACTGGCCTCGAGACTTGTATGAGAAGGTGGCTCGAAGCTTTTGA
- the LOC103841642 gene encoding uncharacterized protein LOC103841642 encodes MEEKDWEASSSSEDEAGFALDDDEQFHSGPKLQFRVGSSKARWVTELAMDEVEVKRGKLWTTTGVIRSGKTYCFTEEALYLSEIGELQILGNEDDDVVIPLKGLYEKIAEEKSGCCWETYEVYRYLKGLGYIIRRHGVPWTSKDPAVTTPSGEEESVCLGECREDKDDVTRLLGDMQICDARAVFDVYLPNSRFKKSSPGEPSFVACFSGDSPPSKEDVKVLQSRVTAPLMFCHVAQGRVSFFSFSSIDLPALP; translated from the exons ATGGAGGAAAAAGACTGGGAAGCTTCCTCTTCAAGCGAAGACGAAGCTGGTTTTGCACTCGATGATGACGAACAGTTTCATTCAGGACCCAAGTTACAATTCAG AGTTGGATCTTCAAAGGCTCGTTGGGTTACAGAGTTAGCAATGGATGAAGTTGAGGTTAAAAGAGGGAAGCTTTGGACAACAACTGGAGTCATCCGTAGTGGCAAGACATATTGCTTCACAGAAGAGGCTTT GTATTTGAGTGAGATAGGAGAGTTGCAGATCTTGGGTAATGAAGATGATGACGTAGTGATCCCATTGAAGGGCTTGTATGAGAAGATTGCAGAGGAGAAAAGCGGCTGCTGTTGGGAAACCTACGAGGTTTATAGATACTTGAAGGGTTTAGGTTACATTATAAGACGGCATGGTGTTCCCTGGACATCAAAGGATCCTGCCGTTACTACACCAAGTGGTGAAGAAGAGTCGGTTTGTCTTGGTGAATGTCGTGAAGACAAAGATGATGTAACTAGACTCTTGGGAGATATGCAAATATGTGATGCAAGAGCGGTGTTTGATGTGTATTTGCCAAACAGTCGGTTCAAGAAGTCTTCTCCTGGTGAACCCAGCTTTGTGGCTTGCTTCTCGGG GGACTCTCCACCAAGCAAAGAAGATGTTAAAGTCTTGCAAAGCCGTGTAACTGCACCGCTAATGTTCTGTCATGTCGCTCAGGGCCGTGTGAGTTTCTTTTCCTTCAGTTCCATAGACCTCCCTGCCTTGCCATAG
- the LOC103841644 gene encoding agamous-like MADS-box protein AGL18 translates to MQYPNFEKKEKMGRGRIEIKKIENVNSRQVTFSKRRNGLMKKARELSILCDAEVALIIFSSTGKAYDFSSGCMEQTLSRYGYSGASHDHKQREEQQLLLCSSQENVAMLPKDDAMKSEVERLQLAIQRLKGKELEGMSFSDLISLENQLNDSLHSVKDQKTQILLNQVERSRLKEKRALEENQILRKQVEMLGRGSSGPKGLSEIPQFSSPQAEPESSSSDDDDENDPHSDTSLQLGLSSSGYWTKRKKPKIESPYDNSGSQVASD, encoded by the exons ATGCAataccctaattttg agaagaaggagaagatggGGAGAGGAAGGATTGAGATTAAGAAGATTGAGAATGTGAACAGTCGTCAAGTCACTTTCTCCAAAAGACGTAACGGGTTGATGAAGAAGGCCAGAGAGCTTTCTATCCTCTGTGACGCTGAGGTTGCTCTTATCATCTTCTCTAGCACCGGCAAGGCTTACGATTTCTCCAGCGGCTG TATGGAGCAAACCCTTTCAAGATATGGATACAGTGGTGCGTCCCATGATCATAAACAAAGAGAAGAACAACAACTTCTACTCTGTTCTTCACAAGAGAACGTTGCTATG TTGCCAAAAGATGATGCTATGAAGTCTGAAGTTGAGAGATTACAGCTTGCAATTCA GAGGCTGAAGGGTAAGGAGCTTGAGGGTATGAGTTTCTCGGATCTTATCTCTCTTGAGAACCAGTTGAATGATAGCTTGCATAGCGTCAAGGATCAAAAG aCTCAAATCTTGCTCAACCAGGTAGAAAGATCCCGGTTAAAG GAGAAAAGAGCGTTGGAAGAGAACCAAATCTTGCGTAAACAG GTAGAGATGTTGGGGAGAGGTTCATCAGGACCAAAAGGGCTGAGTGAAATACCTCAGTTCTCTAGCCCACAAGCAGAGCCTGAGAGCTCTTCATCAGACGATGATGACGAGAACGACCCCCATTCCGACACTTCCTTGCAGCTGGG GTTGTCGTCATCGGGGTATTGGACAAAGAGAAAGAAGCCGAAGATTGAATCGCCCTATGATAACTCTGGAAGTCAAGTTGCTTCTGATTAA
- the LOC103841641 gene encoding chaperone protein dnaJ 49, whose product MDGNKEDALKCLKIVKEAIKSGDRDRARKFLSKARRLDPDLPIDDLKSELNNQSDEPRSEKPPAGKDAPSSSSSSSQPSLRQRGSSSSISYTEEQISIVKKIKSKKDYYEILGLENTCSVDDLRKAYRKLSLKVHPDKNPAPGSEEAFKSVSKAFQCLSNEESRRKYDVSGSDEPIYQPRRSTNGFNGGYYYEDEFDPNEIFRSFFGAGGMMPNANAQFRTFNFGATRHRAAAANHNNNNQGHDAAGFNARVLLQILPVILLLLLNFIPSSQPVYSLSATYPYNHKFTTEKGVNYYVRSSNFEQEYPRDSHERQNVEDEVERDYVSILSQNCRYELQRKQWGFVRETPHCDMMRKFETAASA is encoded by the coding sequence ATGGATGGAAACAAAGAAGACGCGTTGAAATGCCTTAAAATCGTCAAGGAAGCGATCAAATCCGGAGACCGAGACCGAGCTCGTAAGTTCCTATCCAAAGCTCGCCGTCTCGATCCGGATCTCCCCATCGACGATCTCAAATCCGAGCTCAACAACCAATCAGACGAGCCGCGATCTGAAAAACCTCCCGCGGGGAAAGACGCACCaagctcatcatcatcatcgtctcaGCCTTCTTTACGCCAACGTGGATCGTCTTCTTCAATCTCCTACACAGAGGAACAGATCTCGATCGTTAAAAAGATCAAATCCAAGAAAGACTACTACGAGATCCTCGGCCTCGAGAACACCTGCTCGGTCGACGACCTGAGGAAAGCGTACCGGAAACTCTCGCTGAAAGTCCATCCCGATAAGAATCCAGCTCCCGGCTCCGAGGAAGCGTTCAAGTCCGTCTCCAAGGCGTTTCAGTGCTTAAGCAACGAAGAGTCGAGGAGAAAGTACGACGTGAGCGGCTCCGATGAGCCGATCTACCAACCGAGACGGTCCACTAACGGATTCAACGGTGGTTACTACTACGAAGACGAGTTCGATCCCAACGAGATCTTCAGAAGCTTCTTCGGCGCGGGAGGGATGATGCCTAACGCGAATGCTCAGTTCCGTACGTTCAACTTCGGAGCTACACGGCATAGAGCCGCAGCTGCTAATCATAATAATAACAATCAAGGTCATGATGCAGCAGGTTTCAACGCTCGTGTGCTTCTCCAGATTCTACCTGTTATACTCTTACTCCTCCTCAATTTCATTCCTTCTTCACAACCTGTTTACTCGCTCTCCGCGACTTACCCTTACAATCACAAGTTCACTACGGAGAAGGGTGTTAACTACTATGTGAGGTCGTCCAATTTCGAGCAAGAGTACCCACGTGACAGTCACGAGCGACAGAATGTAGAGGATGAAGTTGAGAGAGATTACGTCTCTATACTTAGTCAGAATTGTAGGTATGAGCTGCAGAGGAAGCAATGGGGCTTTGTTCGTGAGACGCCTCACTGTGACATGATGAGGAAGTTCGAGACAGCAGCTTCTGCTTAA
- the LOC103841643 gene encoding alpha-1,3-arabinosyltransferase XAT3 → MVQYHRLIKKGEKLRVAVEQGNSGDATAVSPPGGGGYLKSAKQKILSLIFLSFLCCCYFSFSSFSLIDAFNREVEGLVPYEQFIAPLCSGLSYGTICCDRTGFRSDICIMKGDVRTHSTSSSIFLFTSFQNKSKPPEKIKPYARKWETSVMETVQDLNLFYIDVNDKHHNNKICDVVYHNVPAVFFSTGGYTGNVYHEFNEGIIPLFITSQHFNKKVVFVIVEYRNWWVTKYKDILSQLSDYPPVDFNGDKRTHCFREAIVGLKIHDELSVDSSLMLGNKTILDFRNVLDRAYWPRIHGLIQDEEAENKTVFKPKLVIMSRNGSRELLNENLLVKLAEEIGFFVEVLRPDKTTELAKIYRSLNSSDVMIGVHGAAMTHFLFLKPRTVFIQIIPLGTEWAAETYYGEPAKKLRLKYIGYKIKPRESSLYAEYGEDDPIIRDPKSFTRKGWDYTKKIYLERQNVTLDLKRFMKPLSRAYKYSTRNK, encoded by the exons ATGGTGCAGTACCACAGATTAAtcaaaaaaggagaaaaacttAGAGTTGCAGTTGAACAAGGTAATTCCGGTGATGCTACCGCCGTCTCCCCTCCAGGAGGCGGAGGATACTTAAAGAGTGCAAAACAAAAGATTCTATCActcatctttctctctttcctcTGTTGCTGCTACTTCAGCttctcctctttctctctcataG ATGCTTTTAACAGAGAAGTTGAAGGACTTGTTCCTTATGAACAGTTCATTGCACCTCTATGTTCAGGGCTCTCCTATG GAACAATTTGTTGTGACAGAACCGGTTTTAGATCAGACATATGTATCATGAAAGGAGACGTTAGAACACACTCTACTTCTTCATCAATCTTCCTCTTCACATCCTTCCAAAACAAGTCCAAACCCCCTGAGAAGATCAAACCTTACGCAAGGAAATGGGAAACAAGTGTGATGGAAACAGTTCAAGATCTCAATCTCTTTTACATAGACGTCAATGATAAACATCATAACAACAAGATATGCGATGTTGTGTATCATAACGTCCCCGCTGTGTTTTTCTCAACGGGTGGATACACTGGAAACGTTTACCACGAGTTCAACGAAGGAATCATCCCTTTGTTCATCACTTCACAGCATTTCAACAAGAAGGTTGTGTTTGTCATCGTTGAGTATCGTAACTGGTGGGTTACAAAATATAAAGATATCCTCTCTCAGCTATCTGATTATCCTCCCGTGGACTTCAATGGCGACAAGAGAACACATTGTTTCAGGGAAGCTATCGTAGGGTTAAAGATTCACGACGAGTTGAGTGTTGACTCATCGCTAATGCTTGGGAATAAAACAATTCTTGATTTCAGAAACGTGTTGGATCGTGCTTACTGGCCACGTATCCACGGATTGATTCAAGACGAAGAAGCAGAGAACAAGACTGTTTTCAAACCAAAACTTGTGATTATGTCAAGAAACGGATCAAGAGAGCTACTTAACGAGAATCTTCTAGTGAAACTAGCCGAGGAGATTGGATTCTTTGTCGAGGTTTTGAGACCGGACAAAACAACAGAGCTGGCGAAAATCTACAGATCTTTGAACTCTAGTGATGTAATGATCGGTGTTCACGGAGCTGCAATGACgcattttcttttcttgaaaCCGAGAACCGTATTTATACAGATTATACCGTTAGGAACCGAGTGGGCTGCTGAGACTTACTATGGAGAACCGGCCAAGAAGCTGAGGTTGAAGTACATTGGTTACAAGATTAAACCGAGAGAGAGTTCTTTATACGCTGAGTATGGTGAAGATGATCCTATAATTAGAGATCCAAAGAGTTTTACTAGAAAAGGATGGGATTACACTAAGAAGATTTATCTTGAGCGCCAAAACGTGACGCTTGATTTGAAAAGATTCATGAAACCGTTGTCTCGTGCTTATAAGTACTCTACACGAAACAAGTGA